A genomic window from Emys orbicularis isolate rEmyOrb1 chromosome 24, rEmyOrb1.hap1, whole genome shotgun sequence includes:
- the VMAC gene encoding vimentin-type intermediate filament-associated coiled-coil protein produces the protein MSAPPAVQIREANAHLAALHGRVAELERRLGAAERTVRGQAESLIRKDGELRAALRELGAAKDREITALQQKLLSSEETIQKLLNVIQKKDDLIVQLKHRSHLLTKICRNRPILDNLLSYMAEGEQLSTLPGTQSDSSSPVHDEFQESNCITNQISKHKDFSLSEDDLEDQELDTSQFGTTV, from the exons ATGTCGGCGCCACCGGCCGTACAGATCCGCGAGGCCAATGCGCACCTTGCGGCGCTGCACGGGCGCGTGGCGGAGCTGGAGCGGCGGCTGGGCGCGGCCGAGCGCACGGTGCGCGGGCAGGCGGAGAGTCTCATCCGCAAGGACGGCGAGCTGCGCGCGGCGCTGCGGGAGCTGGGGGCTGCCAAGGACAG AGAAATTACTGCTCTGCAGCAGAAGCTGCTCTCATCTGAGGAGACAATTCAGAAGCTGTTGAATGTTATCCAGAAAAAAGATGACTTAATTGTACAGCTGAAGCACAGGAGTCATCTTCTGACTAAAATCTGCAGAAACCGACCCATCCTGGACAATCTTCTGTCTTACATGGCAGAAGGGGAACAGTTAAGTACCCTTCCAGGGACCCAAAGTGATTCCAGTTCTCCGGTTCATGACGAGTTCCAGGAGTCAAACTGCATCACCAACCAGATATCAAAGCACAAAGACTTCTCTCTCAGTGAAGATGACCTGGAAGATCAGGAATTGGATACGAGCCAGTTTGGGACGACAGTGTGA